Proteins found in one Alicyclobacillus cycloheptanicus genomic segment:
- the rplK gene encoding 50S ribosomal protein L11: MPKKIIKIVKLQIPAGKATPAPPVGPALGQAQVGNIMGFCKEFNARTADQAGLIIPVVLYVYEDRSYTFDLKTPPAAVLLKKAAGIETASAEPNKKKVATLKRAKVREIAEQKMPDLNAADVEAAMRMVEGTARSMGIVIED; the protein is encoded by the coding sequence GTGCCAAAAAAGATCATTAAAATCGTAAAGCTGCAAATCCCAGCCGGAAAAGCAACACCGGCCCCTCCGGTCGGACCTGCGTTGGGTCAAGCCCAGGTAGGGAACATCATGGGCTTTTGTAAGGAGTTCAACGCGCGGACCGCTGACCAGGCCGGGTTGATCATCCCGGTTGTTCTGTATGTGTACGAAGACCGTTCGTACACCTTTGATTTGAAGACGCCGCCGGCTGCGGTTCTTCTGAAAAAAGCTGCGGGCATTGAGACGGCTTCCGCAGAGCCGAACAAGAAAAAAGTCGCGACGCTGAAGCGGGCAAAGGTTCGTGAAATCGCCGAGCAAAAGATGCCGGACCTGAATGCGGCGGATGTCGAGGCAGCCATGCGCATGGTGGAAGGTACGGCCCGGAGCATGGGGATTGTCATCGAAGACTAA
- a CDS encoding class I SAM-dependent methyltransferase, which produces MSDHYYSQSPTSATQLREITIRARGMTRTVWTDNGVFSKQGLDYGTRLLVETVELPEEGTVVDLGCGYGAVTALLAPLYPKLAFLMLDVNERAVALAVKNTQFAADRVRAYVSDGFAAVPEAAADAILLNPPIRAGKQVVYRLFDEAADHLNAAGALWVVIHKKHGAESARRHLEGRYEVTLVERAAGYHIFRCVRIERLS; this is translated from the coding sequence GTGTCCGATCACTATTACTCGCAGTCGCCAACGAGCGCAACCCAGCTTCGCGAAATCACGATTCGGGCGCGCGGCATGACGCGCACGGTCTGGACCGACAATGGTGTCTTCTCCAAGCAGGGGCTCGACTATGGCACGCGCCTGCTCGTGGAGACGGTGGAACTGCCGGAAGAGGGCACTGTGGTCGATCTCGGCTGCGGCTATGGCGCCGTGACCGCGCTCCTCGCACCGCTCTACCCGAAGCTGGCGTTCCTCATGCTGGACGTCAATGAGCGGGCGGTGGCGCTGGCTGTCAAAAACACCCAATTTGCTGCCGATCGCGTCCGCGCATACGTGAGTGACGGCTTTGCGGCGGTGCCGGAAGCAGCGGCGGATGCGATTCTCCTCAATCCTCCCATCCGGGCTGGGAAGCAGGTCGTGTATCGGCTGTTTGACGAAGCGGCAGACCATCTCAACGCAGCGGGTGCCTTGTGGGTCGTGATCCACAAGAAGCATGGCGCAGAAAGCGCGCGGCGTCATCTGGAAGGCCGGTACGAGGTCACACTGGTGGAGCGGGCTGCCGGCTATCACATTTTTCGCTGCGTGAGAATCGAAAGGCTCAGTTGA
- the rplA gene encoding 50S ribosomal protein L1 has protein sequence MSTTTKRLSKAAEQVDRNKLYDAREALALVKELATAKFNETVEVAARLGVDPKKQDQQVRGAVVLPNGTGKTARVLVFAKGDKAKEAEAAGADYVGDDDMIQKVSQGWFDFDVVVATPDMMGAVGRLGRVLGPKGLMPNPKTGTVTLDVTRAVQEIKAGKIEYRLDKAGIIHAPIGKISFDTEQLVANFHALMDALQKAKPSGAKGQYFKSVTVSSTMGPGVRVNVQRILPSAE, from the coding sequence ATGTCAACGACAACAAAACGGCTGTCCAAGGCCGCTGAGCAAGTCGATCGAAACAAATTGTACGATGCCCGCGAGGCGCTGGCGCTGGTGAAAGAACTTGCGACCGCGAAGTTCAATGAAACCGTTGAGGTTGCCGCGCGTCTGGGGGTCGATCCAAAGAAACAGGACCAGCAGGTCCGCGGCGCGGTTGTGCTTCCGAACGGCACGGGGAAAACCGCTCGTGTCCTGGTGTTCGCCAAGGGTGACAAGGCGAAGGAAGCGGAAGCGGCCGGGGCGGATTACGTCGGTGACGACGATATGATTCAGAAGGTGTCGCAAGGCTGGTTTGATTTCGACGTGGTGGTCGCAACGCCGGATATGATGGGCGCGGTTGGCCGGCTGGGCCGCGTGCTTGGGCCGAAGGGTCTGATGCCGAACCCGAAGACGGGGACGGTCACACTGGACGTGACGCGTGCCGTTCAGGAAATTAAAGCAGGTAAGATTGAATACCGTCTGGACAAGGCGGGCATCATCCATGCGCCCATCGGCAAGATATCGTTTGACACCGAGCAGCTGGTCGCAAACTTCCACGCATTGATGGACGCCCTGCAAAAGGCGAAACCGTCCGGGGCCAAAGGTCAATACTTCAAGAGTGTGACCGTCAGCTCCACGATGGGGCCTGGCGTCCGCGTGAACGTGCAGCGTATTCTGCCGTCTGCCGAGTAA
- the rplL gene encoding 50S ribosomal protein L7/L12 produces the protein MSKEDILQAIKEMSVLELNDLVKAIEEEFGVTAAAPVAVVGGAAAGGEEAAEQSEFDVILTNAGGSKIGVIKVVREITGLGLKEAKDLVDGAPKPIKEKVGKEEAESIKAKLEEAGATVEIK, from the coding sequence TTGTCTAAAGAAGATATTCTGCAAGCGATTAAAGAGATGTCTGTACTCGAGTTGAACGATTTGGTCAAGGCGATTGAAGAAGAGTTTGGCGTAACGGCTGCGGCTCCGGTCGCGGTGGTTGGCGGCGCTGCTGCCGGCGGCGAAGAAGCTGCGGAACAGAGCGAATTTGATGTCATCCTCACCAACGCTGGCGGATCCAAGATTGGCGTTATCAAGGTTGTCCGTGAAATCACCGGTCTCGGCCTGAAGGAAGCGAAGGACCTGGTCGACGGCGCACCGAAACCCATCAAGGAGAAGGTTGGCAAGGAAGAGGCCGAGTCCATCAAGGCGAAACTGGAAGAGGCCGGCGCAACCGTCGAAATCAAGTAA
- the rpoC gene encoding DNA-directed RNA polymerase subunit beta': MLDVNNFEFMKIGLASPEKIRSWSHGEVKKPETINYRTLKPEKEGLFCEKIFGPQRDWECHCGKYKRVRYKGVVCDRCGVEVTRAKVRRERMGHIELAAPVSHIWYFKGIPSRMGLVLDMSPRALEEVIYFASYVVTDPGDTPLEKKQLLSEKEYRSYREKYGYAFQAGMGAEAIRKLLLDIDMDREVEMLKEELRTAQGQRRNRAIKRLEVLEAFRNSGNHPSWMILEALPVIPPDLRPMVQLDGGRFATSDLNDLYRRVINRNNRLKRLLDLGAPDIIVQNEKRMLQEAVDALIDNGRRGRPVTGPGNRPLKSLSHMLKGKQGRFRQNLLGKRVDYSGRSVIVVGPELRMFQCGLPKEMALELFKPFVMKELVSRGLAHNIKSAKRKVERVSPEVWDVVEDVIKEHPVLLNRAPTLHRLGIQAFEPVLVEGRAIKLHPLVCTAYNADFDGDQMAVHVPLSAEAQAEARLLMLAAHNILNPKDGKPVVTPTQDMVLGPYYLTIEKRGAPGEGRIFADPFEVYMALQHHEITLHSRIALPAASLGKTSFTPAQQNGMLLTTPGKLIFNEVFPADFPYLNSAAKSNLLEGAPDETFVLEKGVNIRERIEARPIPKPIIKKDLGNILGECFRRYGTTMTSEILDKVKKLGFHYSTRAGITISVADIIVPEEKAKIIEEAEARDHRLMQQYRRGLITEEERYVSFSQIWTEAKEKLSQTLMTSMDEFNSIYMMATSGARGSNSQITQLAGMRGLMANPSGRIIELPIKSNFREGLTVLEYFISTHGARKGLADTALRTADSGYLTRRLVDVAQDTIVRQVDCGTDKGLRVAEIRDGKEVIEDLADRLEGRVAFQDVYHPETGEKIVSKNELIDAEAATAIVEAGIKEVTIRSVLTCRTRHGVCVQCYGRNLATGKMVEIGEAVGIIAAQSIGEPGTQLTMRTFHTGGVAGDDITQGLPRIQELFEARNPKGQAVITEFDGVVTDIREAKDKREVEVTGESETKVYAIPYGSRIRVSINQPVEAGDELTEGSVDPKEMLRVKGLQGVQNYLLREVQRVYRLQGVDINDKHVEVMVRQMLRKVRILDAGDTDLLPGAYVDLFDYEQENRKALLAGGEPAVARPALLGITKASLETDSFLSAASFQETTRVLTEAAIKGKVDRLLGLKENVIIGKLIPAGTGMSRYRHIEVVAPAEETEAPADEAESTDDPVPVSES, translated from the coding sequence TTGCTGGATGTCAACAACTTCGAGTTTATGAAGATTGGGCTCGCCTCACCGGAAAAAATCCGGTCCTGGTCGCACGGTGAAGTGAAAAAGCCGGAGACGATCAACTACCGGACGCTGAAGCCTGAAAAGGAAGGCTTGTTCTGCGAAAAGATTTTTGGTCCTCAGCGCGACTGGGAGTGCCACTGCGGAAAATACAAGCGGGTTCGTTACAAGGGCGTTGTCTGTGACCGCTGCGGCGTGGAAGTGACCCGTGCCAAGGTGCGCCGGGAGCGCATGGGCCACATCGAACTGGCTGCGCCGGTCTCGCACATCTGGTACTTCAAGGGCATTCCGAGCCGCATGGGCCTGGTGCTCGACATGTCGCCGCGCGCACTCGAAGAGGTCATTTACTTCGCTTCCTATGTGGTGACCGACCCGGGCGATACGCCGCTCGAGAAGAAGCAGCTGCTCAGCGAGAAGGAGTATCGTTCCTATCGCGAAAAGTACGGCTACGCCTTCCAGGCTGGCATGGGCGCGGAGGCGATTCGCAAACTGCTCCTGGACATCGATATGGACAGGGAAGTTGAGATGCTCAAGGAGGAGTTGCGCACCGCGCAGGGACAACGCCGCAATCGAGCCATCAAGCGGCTTGAAGTACTGGAGGCGTTCCGCAATTCGGGCAACCATCCCAGCTGGATGATTCTCGAAGCGCTGCCCGTGATCCCGCCGGATTTACGGCCGATGGTGCAGCTGGACGGCGGCCGGTTTGCGACCTCCGACTTGAACGACCTGTACCGCCGGGTCATCAACCGCAACAATCGTCTGAAGCGTCTGCTTGACCTGGGGGCGCCGGACATCATTGTGCAAAACGAAAAGCGCATGCTGCAGGAAGCCGTGGACGCGCTCATCGACAACGGCCGCCGCGGCCGTCCGGTGACAGGGCCCGGCAACCGCCCGCTGAAATCCTTGTCGCATATGCTCAAGGGTAAGCAGGGCCGGTTCCGTCAGAACCTGCTCGGAAAGCGCGTCGACTACTCCGGCCGTTCCGTCATTGTTGTCGGACCGGAACTGCGCATGTTCCAATGCGGTTTGCCGAAAGAAATGGCGCTCGAGCTGTTTAAGCCGTTCGTGATGAAAGAACTGGTGTCCCGCGGACTCGCACACAACATCAAGAGTGCGAAGCGGAAAGTGGAGCGCGTCTCGCCTGAGGTGTGGGACGTCGTGGAGGATGTCATCAAGGAGCATCCCGTGCTCTTGAACCGCGCACCGACACTGCACCGCCTGGGCATTCAGGCGTTCGAACCGGTGCTGGTGGAAGGGCGCGCGATTAAGCTGCATCCGCTCGTCTGCACCGCCTACAACGCGGACTTCGACGGCGACCAGATGGCTGTGCACGTGCCGCTGTCTGCCGAGGCGCAGGCGGAAGCCCGTCTGCTCATGCTGGCGGCGCACAACATCCTGAACCCGAAAGACGGCAAGCCGGTCGTCACGCCGACGCAGGACATGGTGCTGGGTCCGTACTACCTGACCATCGAAAAGCGCGGCGCACCGGGCGAAGGCCGAATCTTTGCCGACCCGTTCGAAGTGTACATGGCGCTGCAGCACCATGAGATCACGCTGCACAGCCGGATCGCCCTGCCGGCGGCATCGCTGGGCAAGACGTCCTTTACGCCGGCTCAGCAGAACGGCATGCTGCTGACGACGCCTGGCAAGTTGATCTTCAACGAAGTGTTCCCGGCCGACTTCCCGTACCTGAACTCGGCGGCGAAGAGCAACCTCTTGGAGGGGGCGCCGGACGAGACGTTTGTCCTGGAGAAGGGCGTCAACATCCGCGAGCGGATTGAAGCGCGGCCGATTCCGAAGCCGATTATCAAGAAGGACCTGGGGAACATCCTCGGCGAGTGCTTCCGCCGCTACGGTACGACGATGACCAGTGAGATTCTGGACAAAGTCAAGAAGCTGGGTTTCCATTACTCGACGCGGGCCGGCATCACCATCTCCGTCGCGGACATCATCGTGCCGGAGGAGAAGGCGAAGATCATCGAAGAGGCAGAAGCCCGCGACCATCGCCTGATGCAGCAGTACCGCCGCGGTTTGATTACGGAAGAAGAACGGTACGTCTCGTTCAGCCAAATCTGGACGGAAGCGAAAGAGAAGCTGTCTCAGACGCTGATGACCAGCATGGACGAGTTCAACTCCATTTACATGATGGCAACGTCCGGTGCGCGCGGCAGCAACTCGCAGATCACGCAGCTCGCAGGCATGCGCGGTTTGATGGCCAACCCGTCCGGCCGCATCATCGAGCTGCCGATTAAGTCGAACTTCCGCGAAGGCCTGACGGTGTTGGAGTACTTCATCTCCACGCACGGTGCGCGGAAAGGGCTGGCGGACACGGCGCTGCGGACCGCTGACTCCGGTTACCTGACGCGCCGCCTGGTGGACGTGGCGCAGGATACCATCGTTCGCCAGGTGGACTGTGGCACGGACAAGGGCTTGCGCGTGGCGGAAATCCGCGACGGCAAAGAAGTCATTGAAGATCTCGCCGACCGCCTCGAAGGCCGCGTTGCCTTCCAGGATGTGTACCATCCCGAGACCGGTGAGAAAATTGTCTCGAAGAACGAGCTGATTGATGCGGAAGCTGCGACGGCGATTGTCGAAGCCGGCATCAAGGAAGTCACGATTCGCTCCGTCCTGACATGCCGTACGCGTCACGGCGTCTGCGTCCAGTGCTATGGGCGCAACCTCGCGACCGGTAAGATGGTCGAGATTGGCGAAGCGGTCGGAATTATTGCCGCGCAGTCCATCGGTGAGCCGGGTACGCAGCTGACGATGCGCACGTTCCACACGGGCGGTGTCGCAGGCGACGACATCACCCAGGGTCTGCCGCGTATTCAGGAATTGTTCGAAGCGCGCAACCCGAAAGGTCAAGCCGTGATCACCGAGTTCGACGGTGTGGTCACCGACATTCGCGAAGCCAAGGACAAGCGCGAGGTGGAAGTGACAGGCGAGAGCGAGACGAAGGTCTACGCCATCCCGTACGGCTCGCGCATCCGCGTCTCGATCAACCAGCCGGTGGAGGCCGGGGACGAGTTGACGGAAGGCTCCGTCGACCCGAAGGAAATGCTGCGCGTCAAGGGTCTGCAAGGCGTACAAAACTACCTGCTGCGTGAAGTGCAGCGCGTATACCGGCTGCAGGGCGTGGATATCAACGACAAGCACGTCGAGGTCATGGTTCGGCAGATGCTGCGCAAGGTCCGCATCCTCGACGCGGGCGATACCGACCTGCTTCCCGGCGCGTATGTAGACCTGTTCGACTACGAGCAGGAGAACCGTAAAGCGCTGCTGGCTGGCGGAGAGCCTGCTGTGGCACGGCCGGCGCTGCTCGGGATTACGAAGGCGTCGCTTGAGACGGACTCCTTCCTGTCCGCGGCGTCGTTCCAGGAGACCACGCGTGTCCTGACGGAGGCCGCCATCAAGGGCAAGGTCGACCGGCTGCTGGGCTTGAAGGAGAATGTGATTATTGGCAAGCTCATCCCGGCTGGAACCGGTATGTCTCGGTACCGGCACATCGAGGTGGTCGCGCCTGCTGAAGAGACGGAGGCGCCTGCGGACGAAGCTGAGTCCACAGATGACCCGGTGCCTGTCTCTGAGTCCTGA
- the rpsL gene encoding 30S ribosomal protein S12, whose protein sequence is MPTMNQLVRKGRKAIVKKSTAPALQKGYNSHLKDQTDLPSPQKRGVCTRVGTMTPKKPNSALRKYARVRLTNQIEVTAYIPGIGHNLQEHSVVLVRGGRVKDLPGVRYHIVRGALDTAGVKDRQQARSKYGAKRAKKKA, encoded by the coding sequence ATGCCGACGATGAATCAGCTGGTCCGCAAAGGACGCAAGGCGATTGTCAAGAAATCAACTGCGCCGGCGCTGCAAAAGGGGTACAACAGTCACTTGAAAGATCAGACGGACCTTCCGTCACCGCAAAAACGCGGTGTTTGCACGCGCGTGGGCACAATGACTCCGAAGAAGCCGAACTCGGCGCTCCGGAAATATGCTCGTGTGCGGTTGACGAACCAGATTGAAGTGACCGCGTACATTCCGGGAATTGGCCACAACCTGCAGGAGCACTCTGTGGTACTGGTGCGGGGCGGCCGTGTCAAGGACCTTCCGGGTGTGCGTTACCACATCGTGCGCGGCGCGCTCGACACGGCAGGCGTGAAAGACCGCCAGCAGGCGCGCTCCAAGTACGGCGCCAAGCGTGCGAAGAAAAAGGCGTAA
- a CDS encoding ribosomal L7Ae/L30e/S12e/Gadd45 family protein: MSLDRIHLATKRTIGANQTTKALQQSKVRELFVAKDAEERVTRPLVSAAQERGIPIFWVDSMKQLGKACGIEVGAATAAILED; this comes from the coding sequence ATGTCTCTTGATCGCATCCACCTGGCGACAAAGCGAACCATCGGGGCAAACCAGACGACCAAGGCGTTACAACAGTCGAAGGTTCGCGAGTTGTTTGTTGCAAAGGACGCAGAAGAGCGCGTCACTCGTCCGCTCGTGTCCGCCGCTCAAGAGAGAGGGATTCCAATCTTTTGGGTGGATTCGATGAAGCAATTGGGCAAGGCTTGCGGCATTGAAGTGGGTGCGGCGACCGCAGCGATTCTGGAAGACTAG
- the rpoB gene encoding DNA-directed RNA polymerase subunit beta: MRGHMVKYGWRERRSYARIREVLDLPNLIEIQQKSYEWFLREGLHEMFADISPIQDFTGNLVLEFIDYSLGEPKYDVDESKERDVTYAAPLRVKVRLINKETGEVKEQEVFMGDFPLMTETGTFIINGAERVIVSQLVRSPSVYFNSKIDKNGKRTFAATVIPNRGAWLEFETDAKDIVYVRIDRTRKLPITVLLRALGLSTDAEIINLLGEDEYLQNTLDKDTTDSTDRALVEIYERLRPGEPPTVENARALLTSRFFDPKRYDLANVGRYKINKKLHIKNRLLNQRLAETLVDADTGEIIAEAGQVIDRRLLDKIIPHLEGNVGRFSVRGTRDLTEEDEIPLQMVKIFSPTEDGKILHVIGNGGVPRNVKHILPADILAAVSYFFNLLHGVGDTDDIDHLGNRRLRSVGELLQNQFRIGLSRMERVVRERMSIQDANAITPQALINIRPVIAAIKEFFGSSQLSQFMDQTNPLAELTHKRRLSALGPGGLTRERAGFEVRDVHPSHYGRMCPIETPEGPNIGLINSLSSYARINEYGFIETPYRRVDPDTGAVTDQIDYLTADEEDNYVVAQANAKLDENGRFVEDEVVARYRDEVLTVPRDRVDYMDVSPKQVVSVATAMIPFLENDDANRALMGSNMQRQAVPLLVTDAPLVGTGMEHQAAKDSGVCVVAKRGGVVERVTAREIWVRVEEEVDGKLVKGDLDKYKLQKFTRSNQNTCINQRPIVKAGMRVQKGDILADGPATDMGEIALGRNVLVAFMTWEGYNYEDAILLSEKMVKEDVYTSIHIEEYELEARDTKLGPEEITRDIPNVGEDALKNLDERGVIRIGAEITTGDILVGKVTPKGVTELTAEERLLHAIFGEKAREVRDTSLRVPHGGAGIVVDVKVFTRENGDELPAGVNQLVRVYIAQKRKISEGDKMAGRHGNKGVVARILPEEDMPFLEDGTPVEIVLNPLGVPSRMNIGQVLEMHLGMAAKALGIRIATPVFDGARAEDVFDTLEEAGFARDGKHVLYDGRTGEPFENRVAVGYVYMLKLAHLVDDKIHARSTGPYSLVTQQPLGGKAQFGGQRFGEMEVWALEAYGAAYTLQEILTVKSDDVVGRVKTYEAIVKGENVPEPGVPESFKVLIKELQSLGMDVKILSEDEQEIIMRESDEDEDSGEKLNLNLEMHEVGD, from the coding sequence TTGCGGGGACACATGGTCAAGTATGGGTGGCGTGAACGACGGTCATACGCGCGCATCCGCGAAGTGCTGGATCTGCCGAATTTAATCGAGATTCAGCAAAAGTCGTACGAGTGGTTCCTCCGTGAAGGGCTGCACGAAATGTTTGCTGATATTTCGCCCATTCAGGACTTCACAGGGAATCTGGTGCTGGAGTTTATCGACTACAGCTTGGGCGAGCCAAAGTACGATGTGGATGAGTCCAAGGAACGCGACGTCACCTACGCTGCGCCGCTGCGCGTGAAGGTGCGCTTGATTAACAAGGAGACGGGCGAGGTCAAGGAGCAGGAAGTGTTCATGGGAGACTTCCCGCTGATGACGGAAACCGGCACGTTCATCATCAATGGTGCCGAACGCGTCATCGTCAGCCAGTTGGTCCGCTCTCCCAGTGTCTATTTTAACAGCAAAATCGATAAAAATGGCAAGCGGACATTTGCCGCGACCGTCATTCCGAACCGGGGCGCCTGGTTGGAGTTTGAGACCGACGCCAAGGACATTGTGTATGTCCGGATTGACCGGACGCGCAAGCTGCCCATCACGGTGCTGCTGCGTGCGCTCGGACTCTCCACCGATGCGGAGATTATCAATCTGCTCGGCGAAGACGAGTACCTCCAGAATACACTCGACAAAGACACCACCGACTCGACCGACCGCGCGCTCGTCGAAATCTACGAGCGTCTGCGTCCGGGTGAGCCGCCGACGGTTGAAAACGCGCGCGCGCTCCTTACGTCGCGGTTCTTCGATCCGAAGCGCTATGACCTTGCGAACGTCGGCCGGTACAAGATTAACAAGAAGCTGCACATCAAAAACCGCCTGCTCAACCAGCGGCTCGCAGAGACGCTGGTAGATGCCGACACCGGGGAAATTATTGCGGAGGCTGGGCAGGTCATTGACCGCCGGCTGCTTGACAAAATCATTCCCCACCTGGAAGGCAATGTCGGACGCTTCAGCGTTCGCGGCACGCGCGACTTGACCGAAGAAGACGAGATCCCGCTGCAGATGGTCAAGATTTTCAGCCCGACCGAAGACGGCAAAATCCTGCACGTCATCGGCAACGGCGGCGTGCCAAGAAACGTCAAGCACATTCTCCCGGCGGACATCCTGGCTGCGGTGAGCTATTTCTTCAACCTGCTCCACGGTGTCGGGGACACGGACGACATTGACCACCTCGGCAACCGCCGGCTGCGCTCGGTGGGCGAACTGCTGCAGAACCAGTTCCGAATTGGGTTGTCCAGAATGGAACGCGTGGTGCGGGAGCGCATGTCCATTCAGGATGCGAACGCCATCACGCCGCAGGCGCTCATCAACATCCGGCCGGTCATCGCGGCCATCAAGGAGTTCTTTGGGTCCAGCCAGTTGTCTCAGTTTATGGACCAGACCAATCCGCTCGCGGAGCTGACGCACAAGCGGCGCTTGTCAGCCCTTGGTCCTGGCGGTTTGACACGCGAACGTGCCGGTTTCGAAGTGCGCGACGTTCACCCGTCCCACTATGGCCGGATGTGTCCAATTGAGACGCCTGAAGGTCCGAACATCGGGCTCATCAACTCTCTCTCATCGTATGCGCGCATCAACGAGTACGGCTTCATTGAAACGCCGTATCGGCGGGTCGATCCGGACACGGGCGCCGTAACTGACCAAATCGATTACCTGACAGCGGACGAAGAGGACAACTACGTGGTCGCGCAGGCGAACGCGAAGCTGGACGAAAACGGTCGTTTCGTCGAGGACGAAGTGGTCGCCCGCTACCGTGACGAAGTGCTGACGGTCCCGCGTGACCGTGTCGACTACATGGATGTGTCGCCGAAACAGGTCGTTTCGGTTGCGACCGCCATGATTCCGTTCCTGGAAAACGACGACGCGAACCGTGCGTTGATGGGGTCCAACATGCAGCGCCAGGCGGTTCCGCTCCTGGTCACGGATGCGCCGTTGGTCGGCACCGGCATGGAGCATCAAGCCGCCAAGGACTCCGGCGTCTGTGTGGTCGCAAAACGCGGCGGCGTTGTTGAGCGCGTGACGGCGCGCGAAATTTGGGTGCGGGTCGAGGAAGAAGTGGACGGAAAGCTCGTCAAGGGCGACCTCGATAAATACAAGCTGCAAAAGTTTACCCGCTCAAACCAGAACACGTGCATCAACCAGCGTCCGATTGTGAAGGCCGGCATGCGCGTGCAAAAGGGCGACATCCTCGCGGACGGTCCGGCGACCGATATGGGCGAGATCGCGCTTGGACGCAACGTGCTGGTCGCCTTCATGACGTGGGAAGGGTATAACTACGAAGACGCGATTCTCCTGTCGGAGAAGATGGTGAAGGAGGATGTCTACACCTCCATTCACATTGAAGAATACGAGCTGGAAGCGCGCGACACGAAGCTGGGGCCGGAAGAAATCACCCGGGACATTCCGAACGTGGGTGAGGACGCGCTGAAAAACCTGGATGAGCGCGGTGTGATTCGCATTGGCGCGGAAATCACGACCGGCGACATCCTGGTCGGCAAAGTAACGCCCAAGGGCGTGACGGAGCTGACGGCAGAGGAACGCTTGCTGCACGCGATTTTCGGGGAAAAGGCACGTGAAGTACGTGACACCTCGCTGCGCGTCCCGCACGGCGGCGCTGGCATCGTGGTGGACGTCAAGGTGTTCACGCGGGAGAACGGCGACGAACTCCCGGCGGGTGTGAACCAGCTCGTCCGGGTCTATATTGCCCAGAAGCGGAAAATTTCCGAGGGCGACAAAATGGCAGGACGTCACGGCAACAAGGGTGTTGTGGCGCGCATCCTGCCGGAGGAAGACATGCCGTTCCTGGAGGATGGGACACCGGTCGAGATTGTCCTGAATCCGCTGGGTGTGCCGTCTCGAATGAACATTGGACAGGTGCTGGAGATGCATCTGGGCATGGCGGCGAAGGCACTGGGCATCCGCATCGCGACGCCCGTGTTCGATGGGGCCCGTGCCGAGGACGTGTTCGACACGCTGGAGGAAGCCGGGTTTGCCCGCGACGGCAAGCATGTGCTGTACGACGGGCGCACGGGTGAGCCGTTCGAGAACCGCGTCGCCGTGGGGTATGTCTACATGCTGAAGCTGGCTCACTTGGTCGATGACAAGATTCATGCGCGGTCGACCGGTCCGTACTCGCTGGTCACACAGCAGCCGCTGGGTGGTAAGGCGCAGTTCGGAGGTCAGCGGTTCGGCGAGATGGAAGTCTGGGCGCTGGAAGCGTACGGTGCAGCCTACACCCTGCAGGAAATTCTGACGGTCAAGTCGGACGATGTGGTCGGGCGCGTGAAGACGTACGAAGCCATCGTCAAGGGTGAAAACGTACCGGAGCCTGGCGTGCCGGAGTCCTTCAAGGTGTTGATCAAAGAACTGCAGAGCCTCGGCATGGACGTGAAAATCCTGAGCGAGGACGAGCAGGAGATTATTATGCGGGAGAGCGACGAAGACGAGGACAGCGGAGAAAAGCTGAACCTGAATCTCGAAATGCACGAAGTCGGCGACTGA
- the rplJ gene encoding 50S ribosomal protein L10 translates to MGVREEKVKVVEEIADRLTRSKSTIVTDYRGLDVAEVTELRRQLREAGIEYQVLKNTLTRRAADKVNLTDLHAYLTGPTAIAFGYDDPVTPAKILNDFAKRHKDLELKGGIVEGRVISAAEVANLASLPSREGLLSMLLSVLQAPMRNFAYAVKQVAEQKEQGAEA, encoded by the coding sequence GTGGGAGTTCGTGAAGAGAAGGTAAAGGTTGTTGAAGAGATTGCAGATCGTCTGACGCGCAGTAAGAGCACGATTGTCACGGACTATCGCGGCCTGGACGTCGCGGAAGTGACGGAGCTGCGCAGACAGCTGCGCGAGGCGGGCATCGAGTATCAAGTGTTGAAAAACACACTCACGCGCAGGGCAGCTGACAAGGTGAATCTGACCGACCTGCACGCGTATTTGACGGGTCCGACGGCGATTGCATTCGGGTATGACGACCCGGTCACGCCGGCCAAGATTTTGAACGACTTTGCGAAACGGCACAAGGACCTGGAGTTGAAGGGCGGTATCGTCGAAGGGCGCGTCATCAGTGCGGCGGAAGTCGCCAATCTGGCGTCCCTGCCCAGCCGGGAAGGCTTGCTTTCGATGCTGCTCAGCGTCCTGCAGGCGCCGATGCGGAATTTCGCCTATGCCGTCAAGCAGGTGGCAGAGCAAAAGGAACAGGGTGCAGAAGCCTAA